The following is a genomic window from Terriglobia bacterium.
CTGAGCGAACACAAGTTGGCAAAGTTTAAGGCGCTCGAAGTGGGAGCGCAGCAACTCGGCATATCCGCCGAGCCCCTGTATATCAACGTGAATTTCACCGTCGACGGCAAGAATCCATACGGCGTGGATCAGAAGCCCTGCATCGATTGCGGGAATTGCGTCTGCGGCTGCAAAGTTGGGGCAAAAAACACGCTGATGATGAATTACCTGCCGATGGCGAAGAACGCCGGCGCGACCATCCTGACGCAAGCCGAAGTGCAATGGATCGAGAAAAGGCCCGGCGGCTCATGGCGCGTTCACGGTCAACAGGTAAACGGTCTGAACGACTGCAGCGGCTTCCTGATGGATGCCGGTGAAGTCATTCTTGCCGCCGGGTCGCTGAACTCGACCGGGATACTGCTTCGCTCTCAGGCGCACGGTCTTTCGCTTTCACCGGCCTTAGGCACAAAGTTCAGCGGTAATGGCGATTTCTTCGGCATGGCCTACAACGGCGGCTATGAGACCGATTTTCTGGGTTACCCGCACAATCAGGTTCCGGCAACCGGCGATTCCGCGCCACCGGGACCAAACATTGTCGGGCTGGTTCGCTACACTGGCGGTGTTCCCGAAGACCACCGTATTGCCATCGAAGATTTCTCATTTCCCAGCGCTTACATCGATATCGTCAAGACGCTGTTCGCCGCCGTTCAGGGAGAAAGAACCACCACAGGTAATGAAGCCGCCCAGCTGCATCGCTTGCAGGCGGATCTTAACCCGTTTGGCCTCGCCCATAATCCGAACGGGGCCATCAACCACTCGATGTTCTACCTGGTTATGGGGCACGACAACTCGCGGGGAAGAATCGAGCTTGAGACATCACCGGCGGAACCCGGTGGCTGCATTCGCATCTCGTGGGATAACGCGGGTCAACAGCAGATCTTCGACAGATTGAACGACGCAGTCCGCCGGCAGGCCCAGGCGTTGA
Proteins encoded in this region:
- a CDS encoding GMC oxidoreductase, encoding LSEHKLAKFKALEVGAQQLGISAEPLYINVNFTVDGKNPYGVDQKPCIDCGNCVCGCKVGAKNTLMMNYLPMAKNAGATILTQAEVQWIEKRPGGSWRVHGQQVNGLNDCSGFLMDAGEVILAAGSLNSTGILLRSQAHGLSLSPALGTKFSGNGDFFGMAYNGGYETDFLGYPHNQVPATGDSAPPGPNIVGLVRYTGGVPEDHRIAIEDFSFPSAYIDIVKTLFAAVQGERTTTGNEAAQLHRLQADLNPFGLAHNPNGAINHSMFYLVMGHDNSRGRIELETSPAEPGGCIRISWDNAGQQQIFDRLNDAVRRQAQALRANFISNPTWQLLNLKHLVTAHPLGGCPMADDYTQGVVDATGRVYAADGSLHAGLSVTDGSVVPSALGVNPLLTISALTERFIDKKIAQLAGGTAP